Proteins from one Juglans microcarpa x Juglans regia isolate MS1-56 chromosome 6S, Jm3101_v1.0, whole genome shotgun sequence genomic window:
- the LOC121236452 gene encoding 14 kDa proline-rich protein DC2.15-like, with amino-acid sequence MGSERTLQAALFISLINLLFFTLVSGNCYICPKPKPNPKPSPSSTPAATQSCPRDALKLGVCAKLLNGTVGAVVGTPPDAPCCSLLGGLVDLEAAVCLCTAIKANILGINLNIPVSLSLLINTCGKNVPSGFQCA; translated from the coding sequence ATGGGTTCGGAGAGAACTTTGCAAGCTGCTCTTTTCATATCACTGATCAACCTTCTCTTCTTTACCCTTGTAAGTGGTAATTGCTACATTTGTCCTAAGCCTAAGCCAAACCCTAAGCCAAGCCCGAGTAGTACTCCTGCAGCCACGCAGAGCTGTCCCAGAGACGCCCTGAAGCTGGGAGTCTGTGCCAAGTTACTTAACGGAACGGTCGGTGCAGTTGTTGGGACCCCACCAGATGCCCCATGCTGCTCTCTACTTGGAGGGCTTGTCGATCTTGAAGCTGCAGTCTGCCTCTGCACTGCCATTAAGGCTAACATTCTTGGCATCAACCTTAACATCCCCGTTTCCCTTAGCTTGCTCATCAATACTTGTGGGAAGAACGTCCCCTCTGGCTTCCAATGTGCCTAG